The stretch of DNA CTGCTGCCGCCGGGCGTACTGAACGTGGTGCACGGCTACGGCAAAGAAGCCGGCGAAGCCCTGGCCACCAGCAAGCGCATCGCCAAGATCGCCTTCACCGGCTCCACGCCAGTGGGCTCGCACATCATGCACGCGGCCGCCGAGAACATCATTCCGTCCACCGTTGAGCTGGGCGGCAAGTCGCCGAACATCTTCTTCGCCGACATCATGAAAGCCGAACCGCAATTCATCGAGAAGGCCGCCGAAGGTTTGGTGCTGGCGTTCTTCAACCAGGGCGAAGTGTGCACCTGCCCTTCCCGCGCGCTGGTGGAAGAGTCGATCTACGACGACTTCATGAAAGTGGTGATGAAGAAGGTCGAGTCGATCAAACGTGGCGACCCGCTGGACACCGACACCATGGTCGGCGCCCAGGCGTCCGAGCAGCAATTCGACAAGATTTTGTCCTACCTCGAAATCGCCAAGGGCGAAGGCGCCGAGCTGCTCACCGGCGGCAAGGTCGAGAAGCTGACCGGCGATCTGGCCACCGGCTATTACATCCAGCCGACCCTGCTCAAGGGCACCAACAAGATGCGGGTGTTCCAGGAAGAAATCTTTGGCCCGGTGGTGAGCATCACTACCTTCAAGGATGAAGCCGAAGCCCTGGCGATTGCCAACGACACCGAGTTCGGCCTGGGTGCCGGCCTGTGGACCCGCGACATCAACCGCGCGTACCGCATGGGCCGGGCGATCAAGGCCGGGCGTGTATGGACCAACTGCTATCACCTGTACCCGGCGCATG from Pseudomonas sp. NC02 encodes:
- a CDS encoding aldehyde dehydrogenase family protein yields the protein MRYAHPGTEGAIVSFKAKYGNYIGGEFVAPVDGNYFTNTSPVNGKPIAEFPRSTAKDIDKALDAAHAAADAWGKTSAQDRSLVLLKIADRIEQNLELLAITETWDNGKAVRETLNADIPLAADHFRYFAGCIRAQEGSSAEINEHTAAYHFHEPLGVVGQIIPWNFPLLMAAWKLAPALAAGNCVVLKPAEQTPLGINVLMELIGDLLPPGVLNVVHGYGKEAGEALATSKRIAKIAFTGSTPVGSHIMHAAAENIIPSTVELGGKSPNIFFADIMKAEPQFIEKAAEGLVLAFFNQGEVCTCPSRALVEESIYDDFMKVVMKKVESIKRGDPLDTDTMVGAQASEQQFDKILSYLEIAKGEGAELLTGGKVEKLTGDLATGYYIQPTLLKGTNKMRVFQEEIFGPVVSITTFKDEAEALAIANDTEFGLGAGLWTRDINRAYRMGRAIKAGRVWTNCYHLYPAHAAFGGYKKSGVGRETHKMMLDHYQQTKNLLVSYDINPLGFF